The stretch of DNA CTACGAAACGGTGATGACCGACTACAACTTCGGTGTCTACCTGCTGAACTCGTTTATCATGTCGATCATTATTGTCGTCGGCAAACTCGCAATCTCGCTTTTGGCGGCGCTCGCCATCGTCTACTATCGGTTCCCGTTCAAGAACCTGATGTTTATGTTGATCCTCTTTACGCTGATGCTGCCGGTGCCGGTCCGGTTCGTGCCGCTTTTCAACATCGTCACGGACTTAGGGTGGTACAACAGCATGCTCGCGCTCACTATCCCATATCTGGCGAGCGCGACCACCGTCTTCCTGTTGCGCCAGCACTTCCTCTCGATCCCCGCGTCGATCGTCGAGCAGGCAAAACTCGATGGGATCGGGCCGCTGAAGTTCCTCATCTACGTCCTGATACCGATGTCGAAGGGAATGCTCGCTGGCGTCTCCGTCATCATGTTCATCTACGCCTGGAACCAGTACCTCTGGCCGCTGGTTATCATTGATTCGCAGGCCCAGCAGGTCACACAGGTCGGGATTACCCTCTTGCAGGGAGACATTCAGGCCGGCGAATTGCAGTGGTCCATTGTGATGGCAGGTGCCATCATCACGCTCATCCCGCCGCTGCTCGCACTGATCGCATTCCGAAAACCACTCCTCGAGACCTTCGGGGTCCAACAGAAGTGAGCTATCAATGACTGATATTACACTCGACAACATTACGAAACGGTTCGAAGATGTCACGGCGGTCGACTCGCTCGACTTAGAGATTGATGACGGCGAATTCCTCGTCCTCGTCGGCCCCTCGGGTTGTGGGAAGTCGACAACGTTGCGGATGCTCGCCGGACTTGAAAGCGTTACTGACGGTGATATTCTCGCCAACAGCGAACCGATCACCGATCTAGTGCCAAAAAACCGCAACGTCGCGATGGTGTTCCAGAACTACGCGCTCTACCCACATATGTCGGCGAAGCGAAACATGACGTTCGGCATGAAGTCAGCAGGCAGCTACACTGACGAGGAGATTGAAGACCTCGTCACCGAAGCGGCGGCGATCCTTGACATTGAGGATCTCCTTGAACGCAAGCCGAAAGCGCTCTCAGGTGGGGAACGTCAGCGTGTCGCGATCGGCCGCGCGCTCGTCCGTGATCCGGATTATCTCCTGATGGACGAGCCACTGTCAAATCTCGACGCAAAGTTGCGAATCCAGATGCGCGCCGAGTTGAGCGAACTCCATGACGAACTCGAGACGACAACCATCTACGTCACACACGACCAGACCGAGGCCATGACGCTTGGCGATCGTGTTGCCGTAATGAACGCTGGGGAACTCCAGCAGGTCGCTCACCCACAGGAGTTGTACGATTATCCAGCCAACCGGTTCGTCGCTGAGTTCATTGGGAGTCCGGCGATGAACACACTACCGGTCGAAATCCGGAAAGACGGTGACGGCTACGTGGCAACCGGTACCGACGTTGACGTCCAGTTGCCACAGGCCGACGGTCTGGCCGATTTCGAAGGTGATCGTTTGCTCCTTGGCGTCCGGCCAGAGGACCTCCACGAGGACGCGGCTGATGCGGACACGTCAATCCAAGCAGAAGTCACCGTGACCGAACCTCTTGGCGACACGACGTTGATTCACGGCGAGGTTGCCGGCACGATGGCGAAGTTCAAGGTCAGTGCTCGCTCATCGCTTCGACAGGGTGATATCGTCGAGTTCGGAGCCGACCTTGACCGACTCCACCTCTTTGACGACGAAACCGGAACGACGATCTACCACTCCGATCGATCACTCGAAACCGCTGAGAAACAGCTCTCGCAGTAATCAACACGCAGGAATGAAGATCGATACGCGTATCGACCGTCGGATCAGAAACGAAACATCTGATCTGATCGTCCGTGATCGAGCGGTTCTCGATCCGACAGCCTGTCGAACCGATGTTCAAGATCGCGGACGGTACGTTGAGCGTTTGCTCGACGCGATAGAGCCCGTGTTCTCGGGTTCGACCCCACCGACATTGTACGTATGGGGACCGAAAGGGGCTGGGAAGACGACGCTCATGACTGCCATCACCGGACGGCTTAACACGCTCAATGGCGATGGCGGTACCACGATGCACACGACGACGCGAACAGCCCACCGACAACTGCCGCGCGTCGCTTCCGTCGACCTTCGGCAGATATCGAGCGAGTTTACGTTCTATCGGCGGGCGTTGATGTCTTTGCTTGGTCCTGAGGCTGTGCCATCAAACGGCGTGAGTACGGACGCGCTCCGGGACCGACTCGGTAAACGGCTCACTGCTAAGCCATCGTTCATCGTGATTGACCATATAGACGATACAATGGGCCCATCAATGGAGACGGTCACACAGTGGCTCTCCCAGA from Natronolimnobius sp. AArcel1 encodes:
- a CDS encoding carbohydrate ABC transporter permease; translated protein: MDRVAESLEKPTTDRTQLLVHVGLGVSVFLMAFPILIALLVSTQEQGVINSVGDLAPGSHMVENYETVMTDYNFGVYLLNSFIMSIIIVVGKLAISLLAALAIVYYRFPFKNLMFMLILFTLMLPVPVRFVPLFNIVTDLGWYNSMLALTIPYLASATTVFLLRQHFLSIPASIVEQAKLDGIGPLKFLIYVLIPMSKGMLAGVSVIMFIYAWNQYLWPLVIIDSQAQQVTQVGITLLQGDIQAGELQWSIVMAGAIITLIPPLLALIAFRKPLLETFGVQQK
- a CDS encoding ABC transporter ATP-binding protein, with protein sequence MTDITLDNITKRFEDVTAVDSLDLEIDDGEFLVLVGPSGCGKSTTLRMLAGLESVTDGDILANSEPITDLVPKNRNVAMVFQNYALYPHMSAKRNMTFGMKSAGSYTDEEIEDLVTEAAAILDIEDLLERKPKALSGGERQRVAIGRALVRDPDYLLMDEPLSNLDAKLRIQMRAELSELHDELETTTIYVTHDQTEAMTLGDRVAVMNAGELQQVAHPQELYDYPANRFVAEFIGSPAMNTLPVEIRKDGDGYVATGTDVDVQLPQADGLADFEGDRLLLGVRPEDLHEDAADADTSIQAEVTVTEPLGDTTLIHGEVAGTMAKFKVSARSSLRQGDIVEFGADLDRLHLFDDETGTTIYHSDRSLETAEKQLSQ